The Nitrogeniibacter aestuarii genome has a window encoding:
- the nqrE gene encoding NADH:ubiquinone reductase (Na(+)-transporting) subunit E, translating to MEHLISLFVRAVFIENMALAFFLGMCTFIAISKKVETAIGLGVAVVVVQAITVPANWLIYNLLLREGALAWAGLPEVDLSYLGLLSYIGVIAAIVQILEMTLDKYVPSLYNALGVFLPLITVNCAIMGGTLFMVERDYNMSESVVYGFGSGASWAIAIALLAGIREKLKYSDVPEGLQGLGITFITIGLMSLGFMSFSGVNL from the coding sequence ATGGAACATCTGATCAGCCTCTTCGTGCGGGCCGTTTTCATCGAGAACATGGCCCTGGCCTTCTTCCTGGGGATGTGTACCTTCATCGCCATCTCCAAGAAGGTCGAAACCGCCATCGGTCTGGGGGTGGCCGTGGTCGTCGTGCAGGCGATTACCGTGCCGGCCAACTGGCTCATCTACAACCTGCTGCTGCGTGAAGGCGCCCTGGCCTGGGCCGGTCTGCCGGAGGTGGATCTGTCCTACCTCGGCCTGCTCTCCTACATCGGCGTGATCGCCGCCATCGTGCAGATCCTCGAGATGACCCTCGACAAGTACGTGCCCAGCCTCTACAACGCGCTGGGTGTGTTCCTGCCGCTGATCACGGTGAACTGCGCCATCATGGGCGGGACCCTGTTCATGGTCGAGCGCGACTACAACATGTCGGAAAGCGTGGTCTATGGCTTCGGCTCCGGTGCCTCGTGGGCGATCGCCATCGCCCTGCTGGCCGGCATCCGCGAGAAGCTCAAGTACAGCGATGTGCCCGAGGGCCTGCAGGGCCTGGGCATCACCTTCATCACCATCGGGCTGATGTCGCTGGGCTTCATGTCCTTCTCCGGCGTGAATCTGTAA